The following proteins are encoded in a genomic region of Burkholderia cepacia:
- a CDS encoding NAD-glutamate dehydrogenase — protein MEAKNEEVVAHLLSDVVEFARGRLPEATFRIVEPFLRHYYDFVDADDLQNRSIADLYGAAMAHWQTAQKFVPGSERLRVYNPILEQHGWHSDHTVIEIVNDDMPFLVDSVTMAVNRLGLALHSALHPVFRIWRGAGGGIERVDAGGATPGDGQSQLASFIHFEVDRCGDAALLDTLREDIAHVLGDVRASVEDWPKIVDIARATIKEMKARESTAEDIEARAFLEWMAADHFTFLGQRDYALVSDGTGFGLRGIEGSGYGILRESLRTSGAPDVTPLPQAAADIITGAWPIFLTKANSRATVHRPGYLDYVGVKLVGADGKVTGERRFIGLYTSTAYMVSSAEIPIVRRKCANIVRRAGFLPKGHLGKSLVTVLETYPRDELFQADEDQLYDIALGILRLQEHQRTRLFVRRDRFDRFVSCLVFVPRDKYNTDLRRRIAKLLIDAYNGVNVEFTPLLSESAIARIHFVVHAEPGTMPDVDTRELETRLVQVARRWQDDLADALLDAFGEEQGNRLLQRYADSFPAGYRDDYPARTAVRDIELIERVKDTGQLAMNLYRPIEAEPRAFRFKVYRAGDPIALSRSLPMLEHLGVRVDEERPYRIQTQDATHAWVHDFGLELADDTEFDIERVKGLFEDAFDRIWSGRIENDDFNRLVLRAHLSAREVTILRAYAKYLRQVGSTFSDAYIERALTGNPAIARQLVELFLLRFDPATGDTRDVQAERLLKAIEGALDQVPNLDEDRILRQFLGVINATERTNYFLADANGESKPYLSFKFNPAKVPGLPEPKPMFEIWVYSPRVEGVHLRGGRVARGGLRWSDRREDFRTEVLGLMKAQMVKNVVIVPVGSKGGFVVKNPPPPSDREAWMREGIACYQTFLRGLLDLTDNLVSNAIVPPPDVVRHDADDPYLVVAADKGTATFSDYANAISHEYGFWLDDAFASGGSVGYDHKKMAITARGAWESVKRHFREMGIDTQTTDFTVVGVGDMSGDVFGNGMLLSPHIRLVAAFDHRHVFLDPNPDPATSFAERARMFALERSSWADYDPAAISSGGGVYPRTAKTIPLSPAVQAALGIDAHALPPTELIRAILQAPVDLLYNGGIGTYVKAARETHLQVGDRANDAVRVNGADLRCKVVGEGGNLGCTQFGRIEFAQRGGRMNTDAIDNSAGVDCSDHEVNIKILLGLVVSDGEMTEKQRNALLAEMTDEVGLLVLRDNYYQTQALSIAGRYAVELLDAEARLMRWLERAGRLNRVIEFLPTDDEVAERQAAKLGLTSPERAVLLAYSKMWLYDALLESDVPEDPLVAAMLVDYFPKPLQQRFSEPMSRHPLRREILATHLTNALVNRVGCAFVHRLMEETDAKPGDIVRACIMARDVFDLDAVWRDIDALDNRVADDVQARMFVDVARLLERAALWFLRHLQSGAVADGGVAELIARCRDAAERLAPQLPSLLPADDLDALSERQRVLVEAGVDSALAVRVASGDISAALLDIAEVAATCNRSLELVAGVYFSLGTLLNYGWISERAATLPTPTHWDMLARAAALAEVARLKRTLTTSALAESPDSTTVETIVVAWRERRDAALARYEHLLADLRASGGASLAVLLVVVREMAVLERA, from the coding sequence CCTGCCCGAAGCCACCTTCCGGATCGTCGAACCCTTCCTGCGTCACTACTACGATTTCGTCGACGCCGACGATCTGCAGAACCGCAGCATCGCCGACTTGTACGGCGCCGCGATGGCGCACTGGCAGACCGCCCAGAAATTCGTCCCCGGCAGCGAACGGCTGCGCGTGTACAACCCGATCCTCGAACAGCACGGCTGGCATTCCGATCACACGGTGATCGAGATCGTCAACGACGACATGCCGTTCCTCGTCGACTCGGTGACGATGGCCGTCAACCGCCTCGGGCTCGCGCTGCACTCGGCGCTGCACCCGGTGTTCCGCATCTGGCGCGGCGCGGGCGGCGGCATCGAGCGCGTCGATGCGGGCGGCGCGACACCCGGCGACGGCCAGTCGCAACTCGCTTCCTTCATCCATTTCGAAGTCGACCGCTGCGGCGACGCCGCGCTGCTCGACACGCTGCGCGAGGACATCGCGCACGTGCTCGGCGACGTGCGCGCGTCGGTCGAGGACTGGCCGAAGATCGTCGACATCGCCCGTGCGACGATCAAGGAAATGAAGGCGCGCGAATCGACCGCGGAAGACATCGAGGCGCGCGCGTTCCTCGAATGGATGGCCGCCGATCACTTCACGTTCCTCGGCCAGCGCGACTACGCACTGGTGTCGGACGGCACGGGCTTCGGCCTGCGCGGCATCGAAGGCTCGGGCTACGGCATCCTGCGCGAATCGCTGCGCACGTCGGGCGCGCCCGACGTGACGCCGCTGCCGCAGGCCGCCGCCGACATCATCACCGGCGCGTGGCCGATCTTCCTGACCAAGGCGAACTCGCGCGCGACCGTGCACCGGCCCGGCTACCTCGATTACGTCGGCGTAAAACTCGTCGGCGCCGACGGGAAAGTGACCGGCGAACGCCGCTTCATCGGGCTCTACACGTCCACCGCCTACATGGTGTCGAGCGCCGAGATCCCGATCGTGCGCCGCAAGTGCGCGAACATCGTGCGGCGTGCGGGCTTCCTGCCGAAGGGGCATCTCGGCAAGTCGCTCGTGACGGTGCTCGAAACCTATCCGCGCGACGAACTGTTCCAGGCCGACGAAGACCAGCTCTACGACATCGCACTCGGCATCCTGCGGCTGCAGGAACATCAGCGCACGCGGCTGTTCGTGCGGCGCGACCGGTTCGACCGCTTCGTGTCGTGCCTCGTGTTCGTGCCGCGCGACAAGTACAACACCGACCTGCGCCGCCGCATCGCGAAGCTGCTCATCGACGCGTACAACGGCGTGAACGTCGAGTTCACGCCGCTGCTGTCGGAATCGGCGATTGCACGCATTCATTTCGTCGTGCATGCGGAACCGGGCACGATGCCCGACGTCGACACGCGCGAGCTCGAAACGCGGCTCGTGCAAGTGGCGCGCCGCTGGCAGGACGATCTCGCCGACGCGCTGCTCGACGCATTCGGCGAAGAGCAAGGCAACCGCCTGCTGCAGCGCTATGCCGATTCGTTCCCGGCCGGTTATCGCGACGACTACCCGGCGCGCACGGCCGTGCGCGACATCGAGCTGATCGAGCGCGTGAAGGACACCGGCCAGCTCGCGATGAACCTGTACCGGCCGATCGAGGCCGAGCCGCGCGCGTTCCGTTTCAAGGTCTATCGCGCGGGCGACCCGATCGCGCTGTCGCGCAGCCTGCCGATGCTCGAGCATCTCGGCGTGCGTGTCGACGAGGAGCGGCCGTACCGGATCCAGACGCAGGACGCGACGCACGCGTGGGTCCACGACTTCGGCCTCGAGCTCGCGGACGATACCGAGTTCGACATCGAGCGCGTGAAAGGCCTGTTCGAGGATGCGTTCGACCGGATCTGGAGCGGCCGGATCGAGAACGACGACTTCAACCGCCTCGTGCTGCGCGCGCACCTGAGCGCGCGCGAAGTGACGATCCTGCGCGCGTATGCGAAATACCTGCGGCAGGTCGGTTCGACGTTCAGCGATGCGTATATCGAACGCGCGCTGACCGGCAATCCGGCGATCGCCCGACAACTCGTCGAGCTTTTCCTGCTGCGCTTCGATCCGGCCACCGGCGACACGCGCGACGTGCAGGCCGAACGCCTGCTGAAGGCGATCGAAGGCGCGCTCGACCAGGTGCCGAACCTCGACGAGGATCGCATCCTGCGCCAGTTCCTCGGCGTGATCAACGCAACCGAGCGCACGAACTACTTCCTCGCCGACGCGAACGGCGAATCGAAACCGTATCTGTCGTTCAAGTTCAATCCGGCCAAGGTGCCCGGCCTGCCCGAACCGAAGCCGATGTTCGAGATCTGGGTGTATTCGCCGCGTGTCGAGGGCGTGCACCTGCGCGGCGGGCGCGTCGCGCGCGGCGGCCTGCGCTGGTCGGATCGCCGCGAGGATTTCCGCACCGAGGTGCTCGGGCTGATGAAGGCGCAGATGGTGAAGAACGTCGTGATCGTGCCGGTCGGCTCGAAAGGCGGCTTCGTCGTGAAGAACCCGCCGCCGCCAAGCGATCGCGAAGCGTGGATGCGCGAAGGTATCGCGTGCTACCAGACCTTCCTGCGCGGGCTGCTCGACCTGACCGACAACCTCGTCAGCAACGCGATCGTGCCGCCGCCCGACGTGGTGCGCCATGACGCCGACGATCCGTACCTGGTCGTCGCCGCCGACAAGGGCACGGCCACCTTCTCCGACTACGCGAACGCGATCTCGCACGAATACGGCTTCTGGCTCGACGACGCATTCGCGTCCGGCGGCTCGGTCGGCTACGACCACAAGAAGATGGCGATCACCGCGCGCGGCGCATGGGAATCGGTGAAGCGGCACTTCCGAGAGATGGGCATCGATACGCAGACGACCGACTTCACCGTGGTCGGCGTCGGCGACATGTCGGGCGACGTGTTCGGCAACGGGATGCTGCTGTCGCCGCATATCCGGCTCGTCGCCGCGTTCGATCACCGGCACGTGTTCCTCGACCCGAACCCCGATCCCGCGACGAGCTTCGCGGAGCGCGCGCGCATGTTCGCGCTCGAACGCTCGAGCTGGGCCGACTACGATCCGGCCGCGATTTCGTCGGGCGGCGGTGTATATCCGCGCACCGCGAAGACGATCCCGCTGTCGCCGGCCGTGCAGGCCGCGCTCGGCATCGACGCGCACGCGCTGCCGCCGACCGAGCTGATCCGCGCGATCCTGCAGGCGCCGGTCGACCTGCTGTACAACGGCGGCATCGGCACCTACGTGAAGGCCGCGCGCGAAACCCACCTGCAGGTCGGCGACCGCGCGAACGACGCCGTACGCGTGAACGGCGCGGACCTGCGCTGCAAGGTCGTCGGCGAAGGCGGCAACCTCGGCTGCACGCAGTTCGGCCGCATCGAGTTCGCGCAGCGCGGCGGGCGCATGAACACCGATGCGATCGACAACTCGGCCGGCGTCGATTGTTCGGATCACGAAGTCAACATCAAGATCCTGCTGGGGCTCGTCGTGTCCGACGGCGAAATGACCGAGAAGCAGCGCAACGCACTGCTCGCGGAAATGACCGACGAAGTCGGGCTGCTCGTGCTGCGCGACAACTACTACCAGACGCAGGCGCTGTCGATCGCCGGTCGTTATGCGGTCGAGCTGCTCGACGCCGAAGCGCGCCTGATGCGCTGGCTCGAACGCGCGGGCCGCCTGAACCGCGTGATCGAATTCCTGCCGACCGACGACGAAGTCGCCGAGCGGCAAGCCGCGAAGCTCGGCCTCACGTCGCCGGAGCGCGCGGTGCTGCTCGCGTACAGCAAGATGTGGCTCTACGACGCGCTGCTCGAATCCGACGTGCCCGAGGATCCGCTGGTGGCCGCGATGCTCGTCGACTACTTCCCGAAGCCGCTGCAACAGCGCTTCAGCGAACCGATGAGCCGCCATCCGCTGCGGCGCGAGATTCTCGCGACACACCTGACCAACGCGCTGGTGAACCGCGTCGGCTGCGCGTTCGTGCACCGGCTGATGGAGGAAACGGATGCGAAGCCGGGCGACATCGTGCGCGCATGCATCATGGCGCGCGACGTGTTCGACCTCGATGCGGTGTGGCGCGACATCGACGCACTCGACAACCGCGTGGCCGACGACGTGCAGGCGCGCATGTTCGTCGACGTCGCGCGGCTGCTGGAGCGCGCGGCGCTGTGGTTCCTGCGCCATCTGCAATCCGGCGCCGTGGCCGACGGCGGCGTCGCCGAGCTGATCGCACGCTGCCGTGACGCAGCGGAACGGCTCGCACCGCAACTGCCGTCGCTGCTGCCGGCCGACGATCTCGATGCGCTGTCCGAACGGCAGCGCGTGCTCGTCGAAGCCGGCGTCGACAGCGCGCTCGCGGTGCGCGTCGCGAGCGGCGATATTTCAGCCGCGCTGCTCGACATCGCCGAAGTGGCCGCGACCTGCAACCGCAGCCTCGAACTCGTCGCGGGCGTCTATTTCTCGCTGGGTACGCTGCTCAATTACGGGTGGATCAGCGAACGTGCGGCGACATTGCCGACGCCGACGCACTGGGACATGCTCGCGCGCGCGGCCGCACTCGCGGAAGTCGCGCGCCTGAAGCGCACGCTGACGACGAGTGCGCTCGCGGAATCGCCCGATTCGACGACGGTGGAGACGATCGTCGTCGCGTGGCGCGAGCGCCGCGACGCCGCGCTCGCGCGCTACGAGCACCTGCTGGCGGATCTGCGCGCGTCGGGTGGCGCGAGCCTGGCGGTACTGCTCGTGGTCGTGCGGGAAATGGCCGTGCTCGAACGCGCGTGA